The following proteins come from a genomic window of Tsukamurella pulmonis:
- a CDS encoding protein kinase domain-containing protein, whose amino-acid sequence MSLQTGSVIADRYELLRLIATGGMGQVWEAMDTRLDRRVAVKVLKAEFSEDQEFLARFRNEARTTAALNHPGIAGVYDYGETADQAGGAPLAYLVMELVNGEPLNAVLSRLGHLSQAQALDLLEQTGRALQVAHSAGLVHRDVKPGNILITPTGQVKITDFGIAKAVDSAPVTKTGMVMGTAQYISPEQASGEDATAASDVYSLGVVGYECLAGKRPFSGDGAITVAMKHIRDQPEPLPGDLPAPVRELITLTLGKDPRQRYANGGEFADAVAAVKAGQRPPMPRGWTGAAPTAAAAARAPETDATAIVPPANRPGPQPVSRNSAPTPRAAAPSTRADGGGWTKAQKTILAVSVVLLLIAAAIVGGYLLTSGEDSPTPGPSSSVVDTGTVAPPPTGTSTQARPSNPTTQPPKTVTETSTVEPTTTPPPPPPKPTTTPPPPTTTTTTAEPTTSEPPITGGEPTTKPPCTGIFGLPLPCNDN is encoded by the coding sequence ATGAGTCTGCAGACCGGATCGGTGATCGCCGACCGCTACGAACTCCTCCGGCTCATCGCCACCGGAGGCATGGGCCAGGTCTGGGAGGCCATGGACACCCGCCTCGACCGCCGCGTCGCGGTCAAGGTCCTCAAAGCCGAATTCTCCGAGGACCAGGAATTCCTCGCCCGCTTCCGCAACGAGGCCCGCACCACCGCCGCCCTCAACCACCCCGGCATCGCCGGCGTCTACGACTACGGCGAAACCGCCGACCAGGCCGGCGGCGCACCCCTGGCCTACCTCGTCATGGAACTCGTCAACGGCGAACCCCTCAACGCCGTCCTGTCCCGCCTCGGCCACCTGAGCCAGGCCCAGGCACTCGACCTGCTCGAGCAGACCGGCCGCGCCCTGCAGGTCGCCCACAGCGCCGGCCTGGTCCACCGCGACGTCAAACCCGGCAACATCCTCATCACCCCCACCGGGCAGGTGAAGATCACCGACTTCGGCATCGCCAAGGCCGTCGACTCCGCCCCCGTCACCAAGACCGGCATGGTCATGGGCACCGCCCAGTACATCTCCCCCGAACAGGCCTCCGGCGAGGACGCCACCGCCGCCTCCGACGTCTACTCCCTCGGCGTCGTCGGCTACGAATGCCTCGCGGGCAAGCGGCCGTTCTCGGGCGACGGTGCGATCACCGTCGCGATGAAGCACATCCGGGACCAGCCGGAGCCCCTCCCCGGGGACCTTCCGGCGCCGGTGCGCGAGCTGATCACCCTCACGCTGGGCAAGGACCCGCGCCAGCGCTACGCCAACGGCGGCGAGTTCGCCGATGCGGTCGCCGCGGTCAAGGCCGGGCAGCGCCCGCCGATGCCGCGCGGCTGGACCGGTGCCGCTCCCACGGCCGCCGCCGCGGCCCGCGCGCCCGAGACGGACGCCACGGCGATCGTCCCGCCGGCGAACCGCCCCGGCCCGCAGCCCGTCTCCCGCAACTCCGCGCCGACGCCGCGCGCGGCGGCACCGTCGACCAGGGCCGACGGTGGCGGCTGGACCAAGGCCCAGAAGACGATCCTCGCCGTCTCTGTGGTGCTACTGCTGATCGCCGCGGCGATCGTCGGCGGCTACCTGCTCACCAGTGGCGAGGACTCCCCGACGCCGGGGCCCTCGTCGAGCGTGGTGGACACGGGCACCGTCGCGCCCCCGCCGACCGGCACGTCGACGCAGGCCCGGCCGTCCAACCCGACGACCCAGCCGCCGAAGACGGTGACCGAGACGTCGACGGTGGAGCCCACCACGACGCCGCCGCCCCCGCCGCCGAAGCCGACGACGACCCCGCCGCCGCCGACCACCACGACGACGACCGCGGAGCCGACGACGTCGGAGCCCCCGATCACCGGTGGCGAGCCGACGACGAAGCCGCCGTGCACCGGTATCTTCGGGCTCCCCCTGCCCTGCAACGACAACTAA
- a CDS encoding peptidoglycan D,D-transpeptidase FtsI family protein, with amino-acid sequence MNAPIRRISLVVVLLVVALLANATWVQVFRADELRSDSRNERVLLDEYARQRGSILAGGQVMAQSIKTDDRYKYLRTYPEDMARAYAPLTGYYSMIYSSSGLEHAEESVLNGSDDRLFGRRVVDLLSGRDPSGGNVVTTINPAMQRIAYEKLSTACGPNGPCHGAAVAIEPATGKILAMVSTPSYDPNPLSAHDTNAVSKTWEQLKDDPDKPMDNRATGWTYPPGSTFKVITTAAALAQGKGIDLDTRLTADKQITLPGGGGTTLQNYAGTTCPEASGGTVSLLQAFQYSCNTAFVDLSTAKMQDGGEAIKAMANNFGVNSTPDPIPLRVAQSVTGPLSDGAQTGQSAIGQLDVALTPLQNAVIAATLANGGVRMQPYLVDSFQAPDLTSFGASSPKRLGQAISPQVAAQMRELMVASEQHTKGSSGRVSIASKTGTAEHSQGQRGGEAPHAWYIGYGPVNDPKVAVAVIIENGGNQGEAATGGSLAAPIGRAVISAAGNGQGN; translated from the coding sequence ATGAACGCACCGATCCGCCGCATCTCCCTCGTCGTGGTCCTGCTCGTGGTCGCGTTGCTCGCCAACGCCACCTGGGTGCAGGTCTTCCGCGCCGACGAACTGCGCTCCGACAGCCGCAACGAGCGCGTGCTCCTCGACGAGTACGCGCGCCAGCGCGGCTCGATCCTCGCGGGCGGCCAGGTCATGGCCCAGTCGATCAAGACCGACGACCGGTACAAGTACCTGCGCACGTACCCGGAGGACATGGCGCGCGCCTACGCGCCGCTCACCGGCTACTACTCGATGATCTACAGCTCCAGTGGTCTCGAGCACGCCGAGGAGTCGGTGCTCAACGGCAGCGACGACCGCCTGTTCGGGCGCCGCGTCGTCGACCTGCTCTCGGGCCGCGACCCGAGCGGCGGCAACGTGGTCACCACGATCAACCCGGCGATGCAGCGCATCGCGTACGAGAAGCTGTCGACGGCGTGCGGGCCGAACGGCCCGTGCCACGGCGCGGCCGTCGCGATCGAGCCCGCGACCGGCAAGATCCTGGCGATGGTCTCGACGCCCAGCTACGACCCGAACCCGCTGTCGGCGCACGACACGAACGCGGTCTCCAAGACCTGGGAGCAGCTCAAGGACGACCCGGACAAGCCGATGGACAACCGGGCGACGGGCTGGACCTACCCCCCGGGGTCGACGTTCAAGGTGATCACCACGGCGGCGGCGCTCGCGCAGGGCAAGGGCATCGACCTGGACACCCGGCTCACGGCCGACAAGCAGATCACCCTGCCGGGTGGCGGCGGCACGACGCTGCAGAACTACGCGGGCACCACCTGCCCCGAAGCGTCGGGCGGTACCGTCAGCCTGTTGCAGGCGTTCCAGTACTCGTGCAACACCGCGTTCGTGGATCTGTCCACGGCGAAGATGCAGGACGGAGGAGAGGCGATCAAGGCGATGGCGAACAACTTCGGCGTCAATTCGACGCCCGATCCCATCCCGCTGCGGGTCGCGCAGTCGGTCACCGGACCGCTGTCCGACGGTGCCCAGACGGGCCAGTCGGCGATCGGCCAGCTCGACGTCGCGCTGACCCCGCTGCAGAACGCGGTGATCGCCGCGACGCTCGCCAACGGCGGCGTCCGGATGCAGCCCTACCTGGTGGACTCCTTCCAGGCGCCCGACCTGACCAGCTTCGGCGCGTCGTCGCCCAAGCGACTGGGCCAGGCGATCTCGCCGCAGGTGGCGGCGCAGATGCGCGAGCTGATGGTCGCCTCCGAGCAGCACACGAAGGGTTCGAGCGGTCGGGTGTCGATCGCCTCGAAGACGGGGACGGCGGAACACTCCCAGGGCCAGCGCGGCGGCGAAGCGCCGCACGCCTGGTACATCGGGTACGGCCCGGTCAACGATCCGAAGGTAGCGGTGGCGGTCATCATTGAGAACGGTGGAAACCAGGGCGAGGCGGCGACCGGTGGGTCGCTCGCCGCGCCGATCGGACGCGCGGTGATCAGCGCCGCGGGCAACGGGCAGGGGAACTGA
- a CDS encoding aminodeoxychorismate/anthranilate synthase component II — protein sequence MRILVVDNYDSFVFNLVQYLGQLGVEADVWRNDDPRLDDPAAAAAQYDGVLLSPGPGTPQRAGQTMAMVEAARAAGSPLLGVCLGHQAIGAVFGATVDRAPELLHGKTSQVQHNGHGVFAGLPDPFTATRYHSLTVLEPTIPDELEITGRTESGVVMGFQHRELPIHGVQFHPESVLTQGGHRMLANWLAVCGYEVAEARVAELEQEVAAALA from the coding sequence GTGCGGATCCTCGTCGTCGACAACTATGACAGCTTCGTGTTCAACCTGGTGCAGTACCTCGGCCAGCTGGGCGTGGAGGCGGACGTCTGGCGCAACGACGATCCGCGGCTGGACGATCCGGCCGCCGCGGCCGCGCAGTACGACGGCGTGCTGCTCAGCCCCGGCCCCGGTACCCCGCAGCGTGCGGGGCAGACCATGGCGATGGTCGAGGCCGCGCGCGCGGCCGGCTCCCCGCTGCTGGGCGTGTGCCTGGGCCACCAGGCGATCGGCGCCGTCTTCGGCGCGACGGTCGACCGCGCGCCCGAACTGCTGCACGGCAAGACCTCGCAGGTGCAGCACAACGGCCACGGCGTCTTCGCCGGCCTGCCGGACCCGTTCACCGCCACCCGCTACCACTCGCTGACGGTGCTCGAGCCCACCATCCCCGACGAGCTGGAGATCACCGGCCGCACCGAATCCGGGGTCGTGATGGGCTTCCAGCACCGCGAGCTGCCGATCCACGGCGTGCAGTTCCACCCCGAATCCGTGCTGACCCAGGGCGGCCATCGCATGCTCGCCAACTGGCTCGCGGTCTGCGGCTACGAGGTCGCCGAGGCGCGCGTCGCCGAGCTCGAGCAGGAGGTCGCCGCGGCGCTCGCCTGA
- the pknB gene encoding Stk1 family PASTA domain-containing Ser/Thr kinase yields MTTPPRRINDRYDLGETLGFGGMSEVHLARDTRLSRDVAIKILRADLARDPSFYERFRREAQNAASLNHPTIVQVYDTGEAQTSQGPLPYIVMEYVDGETLRDVLRRDGTIAPQAAMTWMADVCAALDFSHRNGIVHRDMKPANVMLTRAGEIKVMDFGIARAMSDPSAGMTQTAAVIGTAQYLSPEQARGDSVDARSDVYAAGCVLFELLTGQPPFTGDSPVSVAYQHVREDPPTPSSILDTVPPELDSITLKALSKNPANRYQTAGEMRQDLIRVLAGRKPEAPMVLSDSEREALLTEPAKSRRRAAAAPVAAAAAAGAATGADTDPSDQDPPTEIVDTTAESAPARRRHSAPARGGGRSKLLMLLSAAVIALVLVGGTTWYLLNSRDGEQTATVTSQIGEPAADAQVALQKLGFTVEVQRMPDNAVPAEHVISTLPGPNASATKGSTVVLQVSTGPKIAAVPDVANKPEQEARGILEKAGFTVAKDVKNDPSPTVAKGNVISTNPAIGTNTQQSTPIQLTVSSGKEQVRVPDVTSTQVDQASANLKGLGFDVRIQQVENPAATGTVVGQNPSGGATVDKGSTVTLQVAKAKPITMPNVINQDQNAARAALIQAGFEPGNIRTVVDAPSGLFDRGRVWRTDPDVGAQVDSSASIVLHVRRS; encoded by the coding sequence ATGACAACCCCGCCGCGTCGCATCAACGACCGCTACGACCTGGGCGAAACGCTCGGGTTCGGTGGCATGTCCGAGGTGCACCTCGCGCGGGACACCCGGCTCTCGCGCGACGTCGCGATCAAGATCCTGCGCGCCGACCTGGCCCGGGATCCGAGCTTCTACGAACGGTTCCGGCGGGAGGCGCAGAACGCGGCCTCGCTGAACCACCCGACGATCGTGCAGGTCTACGACACCGGTGAGGCGCAGACCTCGCAGGGGCCGCTGCCGTACATCGTCATGGAGTACGTCGACGGGGAGACCCTGCGCGACGTGCTGCGCCGCGACGGCACCATCGCCCCCCAGGCGGCGATGACGTGGATGGCCGACGTGTGCGCGGCGCTGGACTTCAGCCACCGCAACGGCATCGTCCACCGCGACATGAAGCCCGCCAACGTGATGCTCACCCGCGCGGGAGAGATCAAGGTGATGGACTTCGGCATCGCCCGGGCGATGAGCGACCCGTCCGCCGGAATGACCCAGACGGCAGCGGTCATCGGTACGGCGCAGTACCTCTCGCCGGAGCAGGCGCGCGGGGACTCCGTGGACGCCCGCTCCGACGTCTACGCCGCCGGCTGCGTGCTCTTCGAGCTGCTCACGGGGCAGCCGCCGTTCACCGGTGACTCGCCCGTCTCCGTGGCGTACCAGCACGTCCGCGAGGATCCGCCGACCCCGTCCTCGATCCTGGACACCGTGCCGCCCGAGCTGGACTCGATCACGCTCAAGGCGCTGTCGAAGAATCCCGCCAACCGGTACCAGACGGCCGGCGAGATGCGCCAGGACCTGATCCGGGTGCTCGCCGGGCGCAAGCCCGAGGCGCCGATGGTGCTCTCCGATTCCGAGCGCGAGGCGCTGCTCACCGAGCCGGCGAAGTCGCGTCGCCGCGCCGCTGCCGCACCCGTCGCCGCCGCTGCCGCCGCCGGTGCGGCGACCGGAGCGGACACCGATCCGTCGGATCAGGATCCGCCCACCGAGATCGTCGACACCACCGCCGAGTCCGCGCCCGCGCGCCGGCGGCACTCGGCGCCCGCCCGGGGTGGCGGCCGGTCGAAGCTGCTGATGCTGCTCTCCGCCGCGGTGATCGCGCTGGTCCTCGTCGGCGGCACCACGTGGTACCTGCTCAACAGCCGCGACGGCGAGCAGACCGCGACCGTGACCTCCCAGATCGGCGAGCCCGCCGCGGACGCCCAGGTGGCGCTGCAGAAGCTGGGCTTCACCGTCGAGGTGCAGCGGATGCCCGACAACGCGGTGCCCGCCGAGCACGTGATCTCCACGCTGCCCGGACCGAACGCGAGCGCCACCAAGGGTTCGACGGTGGTGCTGCAGGTCTCGACGGGCCCGAAGATCGCCGCGGTGCCCGACGTCGCGAACAAGCCGGAGCAGGAGGCCCGCGGGATCCTGGAGAAGGCCGGCTTCACCGTCGCCAAGGACGTCAAGAACGATCCGTCGCCGACGGTGGCGAAGGGCAACGTCATCTCCACCAACCCGGCGATCGGCACGAACACGCAGCAGAGCACGCCGATCCAGCTCACTGTCAGCTCCGGCAAGGAGCAGGTGCGCGTGCCGGACGTGACCAGCACGCAGGTCGATCAGGCCAGCGCGAACCTCAAGGGCCTCGGCTTCGACGTCCGGATCCAGCAGGTCGAGAACCCCGCCGCGACGGGCACCGTCGTCGGCCAGAACCCGAGCGGCGGCGCGACCGTCGACAAGGGCAGCACGGTGACGCTGCAGGTGGCGAAGGCCAAGCCGATCACCATGCCGAACGTGATCAACCAGGATCAGAACGCGGCCCGCGCCGCGCTCATCCAGGCCGGTTTCGAGCCCGGCAACATCAGGACAGTGGTGGACGCCCCGTCGGGCCTGTTCGACCGCGGCCGCGTGTGGCGGACCGATCCCGATGTCGGCGCCCAGGTGGACTCGTCGGCGTCGATCGTCCTGCACGTCCGCCGCTCCTGA
- the crgA gene encoding cell division protein CrgA, which translates to MPKSKVRKKTDYTINTATDSRTPVKVSAPSGRWFVVAFLALMLAGLAWLLVYYVGADPNGLGGPGKPLEWMANLDAWNFAIGFGLMIAGLLMTMWWK; encoded by the coding sequence ATGCCGAAGTCGAAGGTCCGGAAGAAGACCGATTACACGATCAACACCGCCACGGATTCGCGCACGCCGGTCAAGGTGAGCGCACCGTCGGGCCGGTGGTTCGTGGTCGCGTTCCTGGCGCTCATGCTGGCCGGCCTGGCCTGGCTGCTCGTGTACTACGTCGGCGCCGATCCCAACGGCCTGGGCGGCCCCGGCAAGCCCCTGGAGTGGATGGCGAACCTCGACGCGTGGAACTTCGCCATCGGCTTCGGCCTCATGATCGCCGGTCTGTTGATGACGATGTGGTGGAAGTAG